Proteins from a genomic interval of Candidatus Rubidus massiliensis:
- the glgB gene encoding 1,4-alpha-glucan branching enzyme GlgB yields MNQEEVSVAFQELIDGHSYNPHRCLGFHPEDKVIRFYRPDASQMFIEVKGNIVEAKKVHEAGFFEYSINESLQSHDYRIFHSNGLLSYDPYSFFPTIGELDFYLFSSGTHYQAYKILGANFAEQEGIKGIRFAVWAPSAKSISVVSDFNNWDGRVNPMRSLGSSGIWELFIPDLPEGIKYKFEIRTADNSLLIKSDPYAFASELRPSNASIIANIENFNWTDKVWLEKRIKNKGVSPLLIYEVHLGSWKKNDGQFMNYKELAKELVSYCTHMGFTHVELLPIQEHPLDESWGYQVTGFFAVTSRYGTPKDFQWFVNYLHNHNIGVILDWVPGHFPADDFSLSRFDGTALYEHADPKKGWHPHWHTYIFNYGRLEVKNFLIANALFWFDLMHIDGLRVDAVASMLYLDYGRENGEWIPNHFGGKENLEAIEFLKHLNSIIHQKFPGTYMIAEESTSFPKVTMSVEEGGLGFDLKWNMGWMNDTLRYFSKEGIHRKYHHDDLTFGLIYAFSEKFISVLSHDEVVHGKKSLLAKMPGDVWQQFANVRLLYSYMICQPGKKLLFMGGEIGQWNEWACKGEMEWFLLQFPIHHSLQTMIKDINHFYQNYPALWENDSSYQSFEWIDFNDRDNSVISYLRKGKKQCLLCVHHFTPNFYSDYFIPLKNVEEIREVFNTDEERYSGSGKNNLSIERVKDGTNILGIKIQLAPLGTMIFEVTFTNLSN; encoded by the coding sequence ATGAATCAAGAAGAGGTGAGCGTAGCTTTCCAAGAATTGATTGATGGACACTCCTATAATCCTCATCGTTGTTTAGGGTTTCATCCAGAAGATAAAGTTATCCGTTTTTATCGACCAGATGCGAGCCAAATGTTTATAGAAGTCAAAGGAAATATAGTTGAGGCAAAAAAAGTTCATGAAGCTGGTTTTTTTGAATATTCTATAAATGAATCTCTACAAAGTCACGACTATCGGATATTTCATAGTAACGGATTATTATCTTATGATCCTTATTCTTTTTTTCCAACTATTGGAGAATTGGATTTTTATCTTTTTTCTAGTGGAACCCACTACCAAGCTTACAAAATTTTAGGAGCCAATTTTGCTGAACAAGAGGGAATAAAAGGTATTCGCTTTGCTGTTTGGGCACCATCCGCTAAATCTATTTCTGTCGTTAGTGACTTTAACAATTGGGATGGAAGAGTAAATCCCATGCGTTCACTTGGGAGCTCAGGAATTTGGGAGCTCTTTATACCCGATTTGCCAGAAGGTATAAAATACAAATTTGAAATACGAACAGCAGATAATAGCTTATTAATCAAATCAGACCCTTATGCTTTTGCATCAGAACTTAGACCATCCAATGCTTCCATTATAGCTAATATAGAAAATTTTAATTGGACAGATAAGGTTTGGTTAGAAAAAAGGATTAAAAATAAGGGTGTCTCACCTTTACTAATTTATGAAGTTCATTTGGGCTCGTGGAAAAAAAATGACGGGCAATTTATGAATTACAAAGAGTTAGCAAAAGAACTTGTCTCTTATTGCACACACATGGGCTTTACACATGTTGAACTTTTGCCAATACAAGAGCATCCATTAGATGAATCATGGGGATATCAAGTAACGGGTTTTTTTGCTGTTACTAGTCGTTATGGAACACCAAAAGATTTTCAATGGTTTGTAAATTATCTTCACAACCATAATATCGGAGTAATTTTAGATTGGGTTCCAGGTCATTTTCCAGCAGATGACTTTTCCCTATCGAGATTTGATGGAACTGCCTTATATGAGCATGCAGATCCTAAAAAAGGATGGCACCCACATTGGCATACATACATATTTAATTATGGAAGATTGGAAGTTAAAAATTTCTTAATAGCTAATGCATTGTTTTGGTTTGATCTAATGCATATTGATGGTTTAAGAGTTGATGCTGTTGCATCGATGTTATATTTAGATTACGGTAGAGAAAATGGAGAATGGATTCCCAATCATTTTGGAGGAAAGGAAAATCTTGAAGCAATTGAGTTTTTAAAACACCTTAATTCAATTATTCATCAAAAATTTCCTGGTACGTATATGATAGCAGAAGAATCTACTTCCTTTCCAAAAGTAACTATGTCAGTAGAAGAAGGGGGCTTAGGCTTTGATTTAAAGTGGAACATGGGTTGGATGAATGATACTCTTCGCTATTTCTCTAAAGAGGGTATTCACAGAAAATATCATCACGATGATTTAACTTTTGGTTTAATATATGCATTTTCAGAAAAATTCATTTCAGTTTTATCTCATGATGAAGTTGTCCATGGCAAAAAAAGTTTGCTTGCAAAAATGCCAGGAGATGTCTGGCAACAATTTGCTAACGTGCGCTTATTATATAGTTATATGATTTGTCAACCTGGAAAAAAACTGTTATTCATGGGAGGCGAAATTGGACAATGGAATGAGTGGGCTTGTAAAGGGGAAATGGAGTGGTTTTTATTGCAATTTCCCATTCACCACAGCCTCCAAACAATGATTAAAGACATTAATCACTTTTATCAGAACTATCCTGCATTATGGGAAAATGATAGTTCGTATCAAAGTTTTGAATGGATCGATTTTAATGACAGAGATAATAGTGTAATTAGCTATCTTAGAAAGGGGAAGAAACAATGTTTGTTATGTGTTCATCATTTCACTCCAAATTTTTATTCTGACTATTTTATACCTTTGAAAAACGTAGAAGAAATTAGGGAAGTCTTTAATACAGACGAAGAGCGCTATAGTGGTTCTGGTAAAAATAATCTTTCTATTGAAAGAGTTAAAGATGGAACAAATATTTTAGGTATTAAAATTCAATTGGCTCCTCTTGGCACAATGATATTTGAAGTTACTTTTACTAATTTATCCAATTAA
- the ligA gene encoding DNA ligase, with protein sequence MSYQETLEEYLKLCETIWYHNRLYYAEHNPEISDEEYDFLYKKLIEIEKRHPEWIHPTSPSQRVNESITEGFETVSHKNPMLSLANSYSKEEVNDFIRRVEKLTAKKNWDFTTELKMDGIAVSVRYEKGVLVRGVTRGDGKKGDDITNNIKTIQSLPLKIYHEDLPDILEVRGEVFMPHATFKKLNDKRRQRDETVWANPRNAAAGSLKLLNPKETAARGLSIAFYGLAEETWGELTTQWQIHQSLKKWGLPTLKNVALCHSLEDIWHFVEQVKQERQNLPFDIDGVVIKLNNLSEQKRLGVAGKNPRWAVAYKFAAEKALTRLNDITIQVGRTGVLTPVAELEPVFLAGSTISRATLHNIEEIERKDIRIGDYVYIEKGGDVIPKVISVDLTQRTSEVMPWIMPNSCPSCHAPIHRSTEEVALRCMNSSHCPEQQLRRIIYFASKDAIDIEHLGEKVVEQLFTKGFIKKPSDIYKLTSEDLFQLDGFKEKSVNNLLNSIQKSKETPLARFILALGIKHVGAGIAEILANRAGSIETLSTYSLEDLMRIDGIGEKVADSILAFFHDPKNQKELDHLLKYIKPQTSQVIQFDNHIFQNKTFVLTGSLNLYTRDAAAALIKERGGKVVGSVSRKTDFILAGIEAGSKLEKGKELGIRILSEEEFVQLL encoded by the coding sequence ATGTCATATCAAGAAACATTAGAAGAATATCTCAAACTTTGTGAAACCATTTGGTATCATAATCGTTTATACTATGCAGAACATAACCCTGAAATTTCAGATGAAGAATATGATTTCCTTTATAAAAAGCTAATAGAAATTGAAAAAAGACATCCTGAATGGATTCATCCAACATCACCCAGTCAAAGGGTGAATGAATCAATTACAGAAGGATTTGAAACCGTATCTCATAAAAATCCCATGTTGTCCTTAGCCAATAGTTATAGTAAAGAAGAAGTCAATGACTTTATCCGCCGCGTTGAAAAACTTACAGCAAAAAAAAATTGGGATTTTACGACAGAACTTAAAATGGATGGTATTGCTGTTTCTGTGCGATATGAAAAAGGAGTATTAGTTCGAGGAGTTACAAGGGGTGATGGAAAAAAAGGGGATGACATTACAAATAATATCAAAACAATCCAATCATTACCTTTAAAAATCTATCATGAGGATCTTCCAGATATTTTAGAAGTTAGAGGGGAGGTTTTTATGCCCCATGCCACTTTTAAAAAATTAAATGACAAAAGAAGACAAAGAGATGAAACTGTATGGGCAAACCCTCGCAATGCAGCTGCTGGATCTTTAAAGCTGCTAAATCCTAAAGAAACTGCAGCAAGAGGGCTATCTATTGCTTTTTATGGTTTAGCTGAAGAGACTTGGGGAGAATTAACTACTCAGTGGCAAATTCATCAGTCTTTAAAAAAATGGGGATTACCCACCCTTAAAAATGTAGCTCTTTGTCATTCTTTAGAAGATATTTGGCATTTTGTTGAACAAGTAAAACAAGAACGTCAAAACTTGCCCTTTGATATTGATGGAGTTGTTATAAAATTAAATAACTTATCGGAACAAAAAAGATTGGGTGTTGCTGGTAAAAATCCGAGATGGGCAGTGGCTTACAAATTTGCCGCTGAAAAAGCGTTAACACGATTAAATGATATAACTATACAGGTGGGAAGAACAGGGGTTTTAACACCAGTTGCCGAACTTGAGCCTGTATTTTTGGCAGGTAGCACAATAAGTCGGGCGACTCTTCACAATATTGAAGAAATTGAAAGAAAAGATATTCGTATAGGGGATTATGTTTACATAGAAAAGGGGGGAGATGTAATACCCAAAGTAATTTCAGTCGATTTAACGCAAAGAACATCAGAAGTGATGCCATGGATTATGCCAAATAGTTGTCCTAGTTGCCATGCACCAATTCATCGTTCAACTGAAGAAGTTGCTCTTCGTTGTATGAACAGTAGCCATTGCCCAGAACAGCAACTAAGACGAATTATTTATTTTGCTAGCAAAGATGCTATAGATATAGAACATCTTGGTGAAAAGGTAGTGGAGCAACTTTTCACAAAAGGATTTATAAAAAAACCTTCTGATATTTATAAATTAACAAGTGAAGATCTTTTTCAATTGGACGGATTTAAAGAAAAATCAGTAAATAATCTATTAAATAGTATTCAAAAATCAAAAGAAACACCACTTGCTCGCTTTATTTTAGCTTTAGGGATAAAGCATGTTGGAGCCGGCATTGCTGAAATTTTAGCAAATAGAGCTGGCTCAATTGAAACATTATCTACTTATAGCTTGGAAGATTTAATGCGAATTGATGGTATTGGAGAGAAGGTTGCCGATTCTATTCTAGCTTTTTTTCACGATCCAAAAAATCAAAAAGAACTTGATCATTTGCTAAAATATATAAAACCCCAAACTTCTCAAGTTATTCAATTTGATAATCACATTTTTCAAAATAAAACATTTGTTTTAACTGGTTCTTTAAATCTTTATACAAGAGATGCTGCAGCTGCCTTAATTAAAGAAAGAGGGGGGAAAGTTGTTGGCTCTGTTAGTCGCAAAACTGATTTTATTCTAGCAGGTATAGAAGCTGGTTCTAAACTTGAAAAAGGAAAAGAATTAGGAATTCGAATCTTATCAGAGGAAGAGTTCGTGCAGTTGCTATAA
- the sodC gene encoding Superoxide dismutase [Cu-Zn] precursor encodes MKKKLFLLSILSLSLLAVGCQPTVTAQDQRNTQRNGKNIVKAIAHVKPVDGSNVEGTVTFSELERGVRIVADIKGLTPGEHGFHVHEHGDCGGKGGENTGGHYNPFNKKHGGPDSSERHVGDFGNLVADDAGIAHYERTDDYIQLNGEYSIVGRSIVIHAGKDDLVSQPSGNSGAKIGCGIIEAQK; translated from the coding sequence ATGAAAAAAAAACTTTTTTTATTATCTATTTTATCTCTTAGTTTATTAGCTGTAGGATGCCAACCGACAGTTACCGCTCAAGATCAAAGAAATACACAAAGAAATGGTAAAAACATAGTCAAGGCTATCGCTCATGTTAAACCAGTTGATGGCAGCAATGTTGAAGGCACAGTTACTTTCAGTGAGCTTGAAAGGGGTGTTCGTATTGTTGCTGATATAAAAGGTTTAACACCCGGTGAGCATGGTTTTCACGTGCATGAACATGGTGATTGTGGGGGAAAAGGAGGGGAAAATACAGGTGGACACTATAATCCTTTTAATAAAAAGCATGGTGGACCTGACTCTTCTGAAAGGCACGTTGGCGATTTTGGAAATTTGGTAGCTGATGATGCGGGGATTGCTCACTATGAAAGAACAGACGATTATATTCAATTAAATGGAGAATATTCTATCGTTGGTCGATCCATTGTGATTCATGCCGGCAAAGATGATTTAGTTAGCCAACCTTCAGGAAATTCAGGCGCCAAAATTGGTTGTGGAATTATTGAAGCTCAAAAATAA
- the miaB gene encoding (Dimethylallyl)adenosine tRNA methylthiotransferase MiaB encodes MRNINTFYVRTYGCQMNELDSEIMIGQLTSRGLTRVEEENDADLLIFNTCSIRDLAERKVMGKLGKLGRSKSNSIIGVTGCMANAKKDSLFQKLPHIDFVLGTNNIHELNAVLDEVLTTGKQTFRTDDQFRFELDYMGAKRDDKVKAFVSIIRGCDKYCTYCVVPYTRGPEVSRDPGNIVEECQKLVDQGYKEITLLGQNVNSYGKDKPEWNCLFHDLLYKLDAIPGLERVRFMTSHPVDITKELMQAIRDLPSACEFVHFPFQAGSNRILRKMHRIYTIEQYLEKVAMLREFVPNVSLGTDIIVGFPTETEEEFMETYKILEQLEFSVAFLFAYSQRKGTPAVRWKDDISEEVKQDRLQRLLEVQEKIYKKQRQEMIGKTVEILVEKRNYKDQSLLKGKTRCWKNVLFTGDDSLICTLQKVKINGYSHQTLLGEVIKS; translated from the coding sequence ATGCGCAATATAAATACTTTTTACGTTCGCACCTATGGCTGTCAAATGAATGAGCTCGATTCTGAAATAATGATAGGCCAACTGACTAGTCGAGGTTTAACTCGGGTGGAAGAAGAAAATGACGCTGATTTACTAATTTTTAATACTTGTTCCATAAGAGACTTAGCGGAACGAAAAGTAATGGGAAAATTGGGAAAGCTTGGACGATCAAAATCTAACTCTATTATCGGTGTTACGGGTTGTATGGCTAATGCAAAAAAAGACTCCCTTTTCCAAAAACTTCCCCATATTGATTTTGTTTTAGGTACAAACAATATCCATGAGCTAAATGCCGTTTTAGATGAAGTTCTGACAACTGGTAAACAAACTTTTAGAACGGACGATCAATTTAGATTCGAACTAGATTACATGGGTGCTAAAAGAGATGATAAAGTTAAAGCATTTGTCTCAATCATTCGAGGATGCGACAAATATTGCACCTATTGTGTCGTTCCCTATACAAGAGGCCCTGAAGTTTCGAGGGATCCTGGTAATATCGTTGAGGAATGTCAAAAATTAGTTGATCAGGGCTATAAGGAAATTACCCTTTTAGGGCAAAACGTCAATAGCTACGGTAAAGACAAACCAGAATGGAATTGTTTATTTCACGACCTACTCTATAAATTAGATGCAATTCCAGGACTTGAGCGTGTACGCTTTATGACAAGTCATCCGGTCGACATCACTAAAGAACTTATGCAAGCGATTCGCGATCTACCAAGTGCTTGCGAATTTGTTCATTTCCCCTTTCAAGCGGGCTCTAATCGAATTTTACGTAAAATGCATCGCATTTATACAATTGAACAGTATTTAGAAAAAGTAGCTATGCTAAGAGAATTTGTTCCAAATGTTAGCTTAGGAACAGACATTATAGTTGGTTTTCCAACTGAAACTGAAGAAGAGTTTATGGAAACTTACAAAATATTGGAACAACTGGAGTTTTCAGTAGCCTTTTTATTCGCTTACAGTCAAAGAAAAGGAACGCCTGCTGTCCGTTGGAAAGATGATATTAGTGAAGAAGTAAAGCAAGATCGCCTGCAACGTTTATTAGAAGTTCAAGAAAAAATCTATAAAAAACAACGCCAAGAGATGATAGGTAAAACTGTTGAAATTTTGGTGGAAAAACGAAATTATAAAGATCAATCTTTATTAAAAGGAAAGACTCGTTGCTGGAAAAATGTTCTCTTTACAGGAGATGATTCGTTAATTTGTACTCTTCAAAAAGTAAAAATTAATGGTTACAGCCACCAGACCCTTCTTGGTGAAGTTATAAAAAGCTAG
- the ddlA gene encoding D-alanine--D-alanine ligase A, whose amino-acid sequence MRVLKIGLICGGPSKERGISLNSARSVLDHLSSPTIEIYPIYIDKELNFYIISKSQLYSNTPSDFDFKLNQTAIHLTQEKLDSYLRSMDLIIPVIHGKYGEDGQLQEKLEKLSVPFLGLSSICCKTVFHKYTVFLRMQNLKFPRPPCLYLVKDKTEQTCIIDFFEKYALNKAIVKPCISGSSIGVKTVCSPAETLKGMNDLFQEFNELILEPFCEGREFTLIVIENEDKQPVALIPTEIETDYSNNEIFDYRKKYLPTNNTLYHTPPTFSINIIENIRKQAETLFTLFKMKDFIRMDGWVLDDGTIYFTDFNPVCGMEQNSFLFRQGSLIGFSHETMLKYLVKNCCEQANISFPEEQLSKIELPQEVAILMGGDNAERQVSLMSGTNVWLKLLHSNSYQPTLYLYVDQNEIWKLPYSCALNHTVEEVRSNCYEFEQHEEKIAELKDEIQRKLKITHPLTAPERFTLKEFITKAKEDNAFVFIAMHGGDGENGTMQRLFEENDLKFNGSSSLGSKICMDKFLTGQIICDLKDPKITAVPKKIINFIDTKLDNSYWKSLCEELQANEFIIKPQLDGCSAGIIKLFSIQDLQTYSYYIKQKAKSIPPYTFINQTYPIEMPVNVNTSYIIEPYIETDRLFIENNNLVQVSKTGWLELTVGVLEEEGVYTALSPSITIAEGDVLSLEEKFQGGTGVNITPAPKEIFEEEAIAAIKQGIEKVAEALQISNYARIDIFFNRITNHMIVIEANSLPGLTPSTVIYHQALAEEPPLYPKAFLEKLIKMRTQKNLSYEKLLAYSNKK is encoded by the coding sequence ATGAGAGTATTAAAAATAGGTCTTATATGTGGCGGACCTTCTAAAGAAAGAGGAATTTCTTTAAACTCGGCAAGATCTGTTTTAGATCATTTATCTTCTCCCACAATAGAAATTTATCCTATATACATAGATAAAGAACTCAATTTTTATATCATTTCAAAATCGCAATTATATTCAAATACTCCAAGTGACTTTGATTTTAAGTTAAATCAAACCGCTATACATTTGACCCAAGAAAAATTAGATTCTTACTTAAGATCAATGGATCTTATAATACCTGTCATTCATGGTAAATATGGAGAAGACGGTCAACTACAGGAAAAATTAGAAAAGTTATCGGTTCCTTTTTTAGGTCTCTCATCCATTTGCTGTAAAACAGTCTTTCATAAGTATACTGTTTTTTTAAGAATGCAAAACTTAAAATTTCCAAGACCTCCTTGTTTATATCTCGTCAAAGATAAGACTGAGCAAACATGTATTATAGATTTTTTTGAAAAATATGCTCTAAATAAAGCCATTGTAAAACCTTGTATTTCAGGCTCTTCCATCGGCGTCAAAACAGTTTGTTCACCAGCCGAAACTCTTAAAGGCATGAATGATCTTTTTCAAGAATTTAACGAATTAATACTTGAGCCTTTTTGTGAAGGTAGAGAATTTACATTAATAGTTATAGAAAATGAGGATAAACAACCAGTAGCCTTAATACCAACTGAAATAGAAACCGATTATTCCAACAACGAAATATTTGATTATAGAAAAAAGTATTTACCAACTAACAACACTCTTTACCATACCCCCCCCACTTTTTCTATAAACATCATTGAAAATATTAGAAAGCAAGCCGAAACTCTTTTTACTTTATTTAAGATGAAAGATTTTATTCGCATGGATGGATGGGTCTTAGACGATGGAACTATTTATTTTACTGACTTTAATCCAGTGTGTGGGATGGAACAAAATAGCTTTTTATTTAGACAAGGTTCTTTAATTGGTTTTTCCCATGAAACCATGCTTAAATATCTAGTTAAAAATTGTTGTGAGCAAGCCAATATCTCCTTTCCTGAAGAGCAATTATCGAAAATTGAGTTACCCCAAGAAGTAGCTATTTTAATGGGTGGTGATAACGCTGAGCGACAAGTGTCTTTGATGAGCGGAACAAATGTCTGGTTAAAATTACTTCATTCCAATAGTTATCAACCAACTCTTTATCTATATGTGGATCAAAATGAAATCTGGAAATTACCTTATAGCTGTGCCTTAAACCACACTGTTGAAGAGGTTAGAAGTAACTGCTATGAATTTGAACAACATGAAGAAAAAATTGCAGAACTAAAAGATGAAATTCAACGCAAATTAAAAATTACACATCCTTTAACTGCTCCGGAAAGGTTTACTTTAAAAGAGTTTATCACAAAAGCTAAAGAAGATAATGCTTTTGTATTCATTGCTATGCATGGGGGAGATGGTGAAAATGGCACAATGCAAAGGTTATTTGAAGAAAATGATTTAAAATTTAATGGCTCTTCTTCGCTGGGCTCAAAAATTTGCATGGATAAGTTTTTAACAGGTCAAATTATTTGCGACTTAAAAGACCCAAAAATTACAGCGGTTCCTAAAAAAATTATAAACTTTATCGATACAAAACTTGATAATTCTTATTGGAAAAGTCTTTGTGAAGAATTGCAAGCTAATGAATTTATTATTAAACCACAATTAGATGGATGTTCTGCTGGTATCATCAAATTATTTTCAATACAAGATTTGCAAACCTATAGCTATTATATTAAACAAAAAGCCAAGAGTATTCCGCCTTACACCTTCATAAATCAAACATATCCCATCGAGATGCCAGTCAATGTAAATACGTCTTATATTATTGAGCCATACATTGAAACGGACCGATTGTTTATTGAAAATAATAACCTCGTACAAGTATCAAAAACTGGTTGGTTAGAATTGACTGTTGGTGTTTTAGAAGAGGAAGGAGTCTATACAGCTTTATCACCAAGCATTACAATAGCTGAAGGTGATGTCTTAAGTTTAGAAGAAAAATTTCAAGGGGGAACAGGTGTAAATATTACACCAGCTCCAAAAGAAATTTTTGAGGAAGAAGCTATCGCTGCCATAAAACAGGGGATAGAAAAAGTGGCTGAAGCTTTACAAATTTCTAATTACGCTCGCATAGACATATTTTTTAATAGAATAACTAACCATATGATCGTAATAGAAGCAAATTCTTTACCTGGGCTTACTCCTTCTACCGTTATATATCATCAAGCCTTAGCTGAAGAGCCTCCCCTTTATCCAAAAGCTTTTTTAGAAAAATTAATTAAAATGAGAACTCAAAAAAACTTAAGTTACGAGAAACTTTTAGCTTACAGCAACAAAAAATAA
- the rplM gene encoding 50S ribosomal protein L13, whose product MVYLKKLIKRTARLANMAYKTPFFKKEQNLTWFVLDASGKTLGRLASEITKILRGKHKPTFTTFEDTGDGVIVINADKIEVTGSKEAQKVYTYHTGHIGGLREIPYRTMKSRKPEYIIEHAVKGMMPSSRLGRQQLNKLRVFKGSDHGMEAQKPVQVNI is encoded by the coding sequence ATGGTTTATTTGAAAAAATTGATAAAAAGAACTGCAAGGTTAGCTAACATGGCGTACAAAACTCCATTCTTTAAAAAAGAACAAAATCTTACTTGGTTTGTACTAGATGCATCTGGCAAGACATTAGGAAGATTAGCTTCAGAAATTACGAAAATACTTCGAGGAAAGCACAAACCAACTTTTACAACTTTTGAAGATACAGGTGATGGTGTTATCGTTATTAATGCCGATAAAATCGAAGTAACTGGATCCAAAGAAGCACAAAAAGTTTATACTTATCATACAGGTCACATTGGTGGTCTTCGTGAGATTCCTTATCGTACAATGAAAAGTAGAAAACCAGAATACATCATTGAACATGCTGTGAAAGGAATGATGCCTTCATCAAGACTTGGAAGACAACAATTGAATAAATTGAGAGTTTTCAAAGGATCTGATCATGGTATGGAAGCTCAAAAACCTGTACAAGTAAACATTTAA
- the rpsI gene encoding 30S ribosomal protein S9 gives MEKEIVATGRRKTSVASVRLRPGSGQIDVNGKKIEQYFPLELQRRTILAPFENLNGNNQYDMIIRLKGGGVEGQVIAARLGIARALLEQDENLHQDFKEKGFLTRDSRKKERKKYGRAKARKRFQFSKR, from the coding sequence ATGGAAAAAGAAATTGTAGCAACTGGTCGTCGCAAAACATCCGTTGCCTCTGTAAGATTAAGACCAGGTTCTGGACAAATTGATGTTAATGGAAAAAAAATCGAACAATATTTTCCATTAGAATTACAACGCCGTACTATTTTGGCTCCTTTTGAAAATTTAAACGGTAACAATCAATATGATATGATTATTCGTTTAAAAGGTGGGGGAGTAGAAGGACAAGTAATTGCTGCTCGTTTAGGTATCGCGCGTGCTCTTCTAGAACAAGATGAAAATCTACACCAAGACTTTAAAGAAAAAGGTTTCTTAACACGTGATTCACGTAAAAAAGAACGTAAAAAATACGGTAGAGCGAAAGCTAGAAAACGTTTCCAATTCTCAAAACGTTAA
- a CDS encoding virulence factor Mce family protein: MVDQIKNFIIGIFVLAAIGIITFVILFLNPKTGDEQKILRVRFADIDKVTVGTRVTFAGNPVGEVVEIRELPDAVDHRISHDGLVYAYELVLRVDSAINVFNSDEITLRTSGLLGEKSVAITPKPPAENVEIRIVNDEIIYAVEVSSVEDTLKGIKTLTAKIDDTLEGFLKIIEEVQERKIIEKLSVIAQNFKDISTELNQPEKINRLMSNFDELSVNSLALTKNANASWPKIEATINNFNATSKSANDLIDRVTLGEGSIGRLLVKDEFYVQTNALLSKAQTLMNDISHYGLLFHLDKGWQRLRARRMNLLYSLSTPQEFKNYFNDEVDQISTSLSRVYMLLDKTNDCLPSSNVLFDCEYSKVFGELLRRVNDIEESLRMYNEQRMEAKALETELCDPCCCN; the protein is encoded by the coding sequence ATGGTCGATCAAATTAAAAATTTTATTATCGGAATTTTCGTTTTAGCAGCAATTGGCATCATTACTTTTGTTATTTTGTTTTTAAATCCAAAAACGGGTGATGAACAAAAAATTTTACGAGTCCGTTTTGCAGACATTGATAAAGTTACAGTTGGCACAAGAGTGACCTTCGCAGGAAATCCTGTTGGTGAAGTAGTTGAAATTAGAGAACTTCCAGATGCAGTCGATCATCGAATTTCACATGATGGTCTCGTTTATGCTTATGAATTAGTTCTAAGGGTAGATTCTGCTATAAATGTTTTTAATTCTGATGAAATAACTTTGAGAACTTCAGGATTACTTGGGGAAAAATCAGTTGCTATTACTCCTAAACCCCCTGCAGAAAATGTAGAAATTAGAATAGTAAATGATGAAATTATTTATGCGGTGGAAGTCAGTTCTGTTGAAGATACACTAAAAGGAATTAAAACTTTAACTGCAAAAATAGATGATACGCTAGAAGGCTTCTTAAAGATTATAGAAGAAGTGCAAGAGCGAAAGATTATAGAAAAATTATCAGTTATCGCACAAAATTTTAAAGATATTTCTACAGAGTTAAATCAACCTGAAAAAATCAATCGCTTGATGAGTAATTTTGACGAATTATCCGTAAATTCATTGGCTTTAACAAAAAATGCTAATGCTAGTTGGCCAAAAATTGAAGCCACTATTAACAATTTTAATGCTACTTCTAAAAGTGCAAACGATTTGATAGATCGGGTAACTTTAGGAGAAGGCTCAATTGGTAGACTTTTAGTGAAAGATGAATTTTATGTGCAGACAAACGCACTTTTAAGTAAAGCTCAAACATTAATGAACGATATTTCCCATTATGGATTATTGTTTCATTTAGATAAAGGATGGCAAAGATTAAGAGCTCGACGCATGAATCTTTTATACAGCCTATCAACCCCTCAAGAATTTAAAAATTATTTCAATGATGAAGTTGATCAAATCAGTACTTCCCTTTCTAGAGTTTATATGCTATTAGATAAAACAAATGATTGTTTACCTAGTTCAAATGTTTTATTTGATTGTGAGTATAGCAAAGTATTTGGAGAATTACTCAGAAGAGTAAATGACATTGAAGAGTCTTTGCGTATGTATAATGAACAACGCATGGAAGCTAAAGCTTTAGAAACAGAGTTATGCGATCCTTGTTGTTGCAATTAA